From a region of the Coffea arabica cultivar ET-39 chromosome 3e, Coffea Arabica ET-39 HiFi, whole genome shotgun sequence genome:
- the LOC113737820 gene encoding uncharacterized protein isoform X2, with translation MSSLAVEKNIFSFILVLLLCLLFSLLQENGGACASSDEAAALFHWKTSFQTQNTSLLTSWNLQPMNHKNASGLPQQCTWFGITCINGSTNRLNLTNASVKGTLYNFPFSSLPNLEYLDLSCNELFGTMPPQLGNLSKLIYLNLSANQFSQEIPPEIGHLTNLLVLHLRENQLNGSIPASLGNLKNLSYLSLYNNSLSGVIPPEIGNISKLLYLRMSINNLSGPIPPEIGKLASLQSLGLSKTNLTGSIPKALGNLTNLTILYLFGNKLSGSIPRELGNLKSIMTMELQKNQLTGSIPTSFGNLSKLKTLFLNHNRLTGSIPQELGKLTKLVVMAMDHNQFSGHLPQNLCPNGTLAYFAVHNNLLTGQIPRNLKNCSSLVRARFSGNQLTGNLSEMFGIYPHLHFMDLSNNSFYGELASSWGRCTNLTTLLIAKNKITGSIPPEFGNLTLLHVLDLSSNNLSGEIPIELGNLIFMLKLDLHENLFHGGVPQVLGLLTKLLYLDLSINSLNGPLPGNLGYFQELYLLNFSYNNLSQKIPIQIGRLTQVCLLDLSHNSFRGEIPSEFGNLQNLEALNLSHNSLSGLIPKNIAQLPGLLKIDVSFNNLEGPVPYGKAFQNVTIQQLQGNRDLCGNITGLQPCGSLSEKPVRKKGHKLILLIVLPVLGAVLLSYVVAGVIISSARRKRCRRAKDGNVKDDDLFSRCIFDGKAMYREILEATEAFNSFFCIGEGGYGRVYRAELESKKIVAVKRLHHLSETADRKAFLNEVNALTEIKHRNIVKLYGFCSTAQHSILVYEYLERGSLAKVFHIDEEAKKLDWKKRVNIIKGVAHALSYMHHDCSPPVVHRDITSNNILLDCDYEAHVSDFGTAKLLKKDSANWSALAGTYGYVAPEFAYTMKVTEKCDVYSFGVLIMEVFKGKHPRDLIPRLQSSAPGDIELEDLLDQRLQYPAQKILEIMTSIIRIARSCLHVDPQSRPTMHFISRSLSVATPFPDK, from the exons ATGAGTTCTTTGGCAGttgaaaagaatattttcagTTTCATTTTGGTCCTACTTTTGTGCTTgttattttctcttcttcaagAAAATGGTGGTGCTTGTGCTTCATCTGATGAAGCTGCTGCACTTTTCCATTGGAAAACCAGCTTTCAAACCCAAAACACCTCCCTGCTAACTTCATGGAACCTTCAGCCGATGAATCACAAGAATGCTTCTGGGCTTCCACAGCAATGCACTTGGTTTGGCATTACATGCATAAATGGAAGTACCAACAGATTGAACCTCACAAATGCAAGTGTTAAGGGTACACTCTACAACTTCCCATTCTCATCCCTCCCAAATCTTGAATATCTTGATCTAAGCTGCAATGAACTTTTTGGAACCATGCCCCCTCAGCTAGGTAACCTTTCCAAGCTTATTTATCTGAATTTGTCAGCTAATCAATTTTCACAAGAAATCCCACCTGAAATAGGCCATTTAACCAATCTTCTGGTCCTCCACTTAAGGGAAAATCAGTTAAATGGCTCAATTCCTGCTTCTTtgggaaatttgaaaaatctgagTTATTTGTCTCTCTATAACAATTCACTTTCAGGTGTCATTCCTCCTGAAATAGGAAATATCTCTAAGCTACTTTATTTAAGAATGAGCATCAATAATTTATCAGGTCCCATTCCCCCAGAGATAGGGAAGTTGGCATCCCTTCAGAGTTTGGGTTTGTCCAAAACTAACCTTACAGGTTCAATCCCAAAAGCGTTAGGTAATTTGACTAACTTGACTATTCTTTATCTCTTTGGGAATAAACTTTCTGGTTCAATTCCTAGGGAATTGGGGAATTTGAAGTCTATTATGACCATGGAATTGCAGAAAAATCAACTTACTGGTTCAATTCCCACTTCTTTTGGGAATTTGAGTAAATTGAAAACTCTGTTTCTGAACCACAATCGACTTACTGGTTCCATCCCACAAGAACTTGGGAAATTGACAAAGTTGGTTGTCATGGCAATGGACCATAATCAGTTCTCTGGTCATTTGCCACAAAATCTCTGCCCAAATGGAACACTTGCGTACTTCGCTGTACACAACAACTTGCTTACCGGTCAGATCCCAAGAAACTTGAAAAACTGCTCAAGTTTAGTCAGGGCTCGTTTCAGTGGGAACCAGCTCACAGGAAACTTATCAGAAATGTTCGGCATATATCCACACTTGCACTTCATGGATCTTAGTAACAACAGTTTCTATGGTGAACTTGCTAGCAGCTGGGGAAGGTGTACAAACCTGACTACTCTATTGATTGCCAAGAACAAAATTACAGGTTCCATACCGCCAGAATTTGGAAATTTGACTCTGCTGCATGTACTTGATCTTTCATCAAATAACTTATCTGGTGAGATTCCAATCGAGTTgggaaatttaatttttatgcTAAAGCTCGATTTACATGAAAACCTGTTTCATGGTGGTGTGCCCCAAGTATTAGGATTGCTGACAAAACTGCTTTACCTTGACCTGTCTATTAACTCCTTGAATGGTCCCTTACCAGGAAATTTGGGATATTTTCAGGAATTGTATCTATTGAATTTCAGTTACAACAATTTAAGCCAAAAGATTCCTATCCAGATAGGTAGGTTAACTCAGGTTTGTTTGTTGGATCTGAGTCATAATTCCTTCAGAGGAGAAATACCGTCTGAATTTGGAAATTTGCAGAATCTAGAAGCTTTGAATCTCTCCCATAATAGCCTCTCAGGTTTGATTCCCAAGAACATTGCCCAACTGCCTGGCCTATTGAAAATTGATGTATCTTTCAACAACCTCGAGGGGCCTGTTCCATATGGGAAAGCTTTTCAAAATGTCACCATACAACAGTTGCAGGGGAACAGAGATTTGTGTGGCAATATTACAGGGTTGCAACCTTGTGGAAGCTTGTCTGAAAAACCTGTCAGGAAAAAAGGCCATAAACTAATTCTCCTAATTGTGCTTCCTGTTTTGGGAGCAGTGCTGCTTAGTTATGTAGTCGCAGGAGTTATCATTTCATCTGCACGTAGAAAAAGATGCAGAAGAGCCAAAGACGGAAATGTGAAAGATGATGATCTGTTTTCCAGATGCATTTTTGATGGCAAGGCAATGTACAGAGAAATCTTAGAAGCCACAGAAGCcttcaattcatttttttgcATTGGGGAAGGAGGTTATGGACGTGTATACAGGGCAGAACTTGAGTCCAAAAAGATAGTAGCTGTAAAGAGACTTCATCACTTGTCTGAGACAGCAGACCGTAAAGCTTTCTTGAATGAAGTAAATGCTTTGACAGAAATCAAGCATCGAAATATTGTGAAACTTTATGGTTTCTGCTCAACTGCTCAACACTCCATTTTGGTTTATGAGTACCTTGAAAGAGGAAGCTTGGCCAAAGTATTTCACATCGATGAAGAAGCTAAGAAACTGGATTGGAAAAAGAGGGTGAATATCATCAAAGGCGTAGCTCATGCGCTGTCTTACATGCATCATGATTGTTCACCACCAGTAGTTCATCGAGACATCACAAGCAacaatattttgcttgattgTGACTATGAGGCTCATGTTTCAGATTTTGGCACTGCTAAGCTTCTCAAAAAAGACTCAGCGAATTGGAGTGCTCTTGCAGGCACATATGGATATGTTGCACCAG AGTTTGCCTACACAATGAAAGTAACTGAAAAGTGTGATGTATATAGCTTCGGAGTCCTGATCATGGAAGTGTTTAAAGGGAAACACCCTCGTGATTTAATCCCTCGTCTACAGTCTTCAGCACCTGGAGATATAGAGCTGGAAGACTTGTTGGACCAAAGACTTCAGTATCCTGCTCAAAAGATTCTAGAGATTATGACGTCCATCATCAGAATTGCTAGGTCATGTTTACATGTTGATCCACAATCCAGACCAACTATGCACTTCATTTCCAGGTCGTTATCAGTTGCTACACCATTTCCAG ACAAGTAA
- the LOC113737820 gene encoding uncharacterized protein isoform X1: MSSLAVEKNIFSFILVLLLCLLFSLLQENGGACASSDEAAALFHWKTSFQTQNTSLLTSWNLQPMNHKNASGLPQQCTWFGITCINGSTNRLNLTNASVKGTLYNFPFSSLPNLEYLDLSCNELFGTMPPQLGNLSKLIYLNLSANQFSQEIPPEIGHLTNLLVLHLRENQLNGSIPASLGNLKNLSYLSLYNNSLSGVIPPEIGNISKLLYLRMSINNLSGPIPPEIGKLASLQSLGLSKTNLTGSIPKALGNLTNLTILYLFGNKLSGSIPRELGNLKSIMTMELQKNQLTGSIPTSFGNLSKLKTLFLNHNRLTGSIPQELGKLTKLVVMAMDHNQFSGHLPQNLCPNGTLAYFAVHNNLLTGQIPRNLKNCSSLVRARFSGNQLTGNLSEMFGIYPHLHFMDLSNNSFYGELASSWGRCTNLTTLLIAKNKITGSIPPEFGNLTLLHVLDLSSNNLSGEIPIELGNLIFMLKLDLHENLFHGGVPQVLGLLTKLLYLDLSINSLNGPLPGNLGYFQELYLLNFSYNNLSQKIPIQIGRLTQVCLLDLSHNSFRGEIPSEFGNLQNLEALNLSHNSLSGLIPKNIAQLPGLLKIDVSFNNLEGPVPYGKAFQNVTIQQLQGNRDLCGNITGLQPCGSLSEKPVRKKGHKLILLIVLPVLGAVLLSYVVAGVIISSARRKRCRRAKDGNVKDDDLFSRCIFDGKAMYREILEATEAFNSFFCIGEGGYGRVYRAELESKKIVAVKRLHHLSETADRKAFLNEVNALTEIKHRNIVKLYGFCSTAQHSILVYEYLERGSLAKVFHIDEEAKKLDWKKRVNIIKGVAHALSYMHHDCSPPVVHRDITSNNILLDCDYEAHVSDFGTAKLLKKDSANWSALAGTYGYVAPEFAYTMKVTEKCDVYSFGVLIMEVFKGKHPRDLIPRLQSSAPGDIELEDLLDQRLQYPAQKILEIMTSIIRIARSCLHVDPQSRPTMHFISRSLSVATPFPGDLDK, from the exons ATGAGTTCTTTGGCAGttgaaaagaatattttcagTTTCATTTTGGTCCTACTTTTGTGCTTgttattttctcttcttcaagAAAATGGTGGTGCTTGTGCTTCATCTGATGAAGCTGCTGCACTTTTCCATTGGAAAACCAGCTTTCAAACCCAAAACACCTCCCTGCTAACTTCATGGAACCTTCAGCCGATGAATCACAAGAATGCTTCTGGGCTTCCACAGCAATGCACTTGGTTTGGCATTACATGCATAAATGGAAGTACCAACAGATTGAACCTCACAAATGCAAGTGTTAAGGGTACACTCTACAACTTCCCATTCTCATCCCTCCCAAATCTTGAATATCTTGATCTAAGCTGCAATGAACTTTTTGGAACCATGCCCCCTCAGCTAGGTAACCTTTCCAAGCTTATTTATCTGAATTTGTCAGCTAATCAATTTTCACAAGAAATCCCACCTGAAATAGGCCATTTAACCAATCTTCTGGTCCTCCACTTAAGGGAAAATCAGTTAAATGGCTCAATTCCTGCTTCTTtgggaaatttgaaaaatctgagTTATTTGTCTCTCTATAACAATTCACTTTCAGGTGTCATTCCTCCTGAAATAGGAAATATCTCTAAGCTACTTTATTTAAGAATGAGCATCAATAATTTATCAGGTCCCATTCCCCCAGAGATAGGGAAGTTGGCATCCCTTCAGAGTTTGGGTTTGTCCAAAACTAACCTTACAGGTTCAATCCCAAAAGCGTTAGGTAATTTGACTAACTTGACTATTCTTTATCTCTTTGGGAATAAACTTTCTGGTTCAATTCCTAGGGAATTGGGGAATTTGAAGTCTATTATGACCATGGAATTGCAGAAAAATCAACTTACTGGTTCAATTCCCACTTCTTTTGGGAATTTGAGTAAATTGAAAACTCTGTTTCTGAACCACAATCGACTTACTGGTTCCATCCCACAAGAACTTGGGAAATTGACAAAGTTGGTTGTCATGGCAATGGACCATAATCAGTTCTCTGGTCATTTGCCACAAAATCTCTGCCCAAATGGAACACTTGCGTACTTCGCTGTACACAACAACTTGCTTACCGGTCAGATCCCAAGAAACTTGAAAAACTGCTCAAGTTTAGTCAGGGCTCGTTTCAGTGGGAACCAGCTCACAGGAAACTTATCAGAAATGTTCGGCATATATCCACACTTGCACTTCATGGATCTTAGTAACAACAGTTTCTATGGTGAACTTGCTAGCAGCTGGGGAAGGTGTACAAACCTGACTACTCTATTGATTGCCAAGAACAAAATTACAGGTTCCATACCGCCAGAATTTGGAAATTTGACTCTGCTGCATGTACTTGATCTTTCATCAAATAACTTATCTGGTGAGATTCCAATCGAGTTgggaaatttaatttttatgcTAAAGCTCGATTTACATGAAAACCTGTTTCATGGTGGTGTGCCCCAAGTATTAGGATTGCTGACAAAACTGCTTTACCTTGACCTGTCTATTAACTCCTTGAATGGTCCCTTACCAGGAAATTTGGGATATTTTCAGGAATTGTATCTATTGAATTTCAGTTACAACAATTTAAGCCAAAAGATTCCTATCCAGATAGGTAGGTTAACTCAGGTTTGTTTGTTGGATCTGAGTCATAATTCCTTCAGAGGAGAAATACCGTCTGAATTTGGAAATTTGCAGAATCTAGAAGCTTTGAATCTCTCCCATAATAGCCTCTCAGGTTTGATTCCCAAGAACATTGCCCAACTGCCTGGCCTATTGAAAATTGATGTATCTTTCAACAACCTCGAGGGGCCTGTTCCATATGGGAAAGCTTTTCAAAATGTCACCATACAACAGTTGCAGGGGAACAGAGATTTGTGTGGCAATATTACAGGGTTGCAACCTTGTGGAAGCTTGTCTGAAAAACCTGTCAGGAAAAAAGGCCATAAACTAATTCTCCTAATTGTGCTTCCTGTTTTGGGAGCAGTGCTGCTTAGTTATGTAGTCGCAGGAGTTATCATTTCATCTGCACGTAGAAAAAGATGCAGAAGAGCCAAAGACGGAAATGTGAAAGATGATGATCTGTTTTCCAGATGCATTTTTGATGGCAAGGCAATGTACAGAGAAATCTTAGAAGCCACAGAAGCcttcaattcatttttttgcATTGGGGAAGGAGGTTATGGACGTGTATACAGGGCAGAACTTGAGTCCAAAAAGATAGTAGCTGTAAAGAGACTTCATCACTTGTCTGAGACAGCAGACCGTAAAGCTTTCTTGAATGAAGTAAATGCTTTGACAGAAATCAAGCATCGAAATATTGTGAAACTTTATGGTTTCTGCTCAACTGCTCAACACTCCATTTTGGTTTATGAGTACCTTGAAAGAGGAAGCTTGGCCAAAGTATTTCACATCGATGAAGAAGCTAAGAAACTGGATTGGAAAAAGAGGGTGAATATCATCAAAGGCGTAGCTCATGCGCTGTCTTACATGCATCATGATTGTTCACCACCAGTAGTTCATCGAGACATCACAAGCAacaatattttgcttgattgTGACTATGAGGCTCATGTTTCAGATTTTGGCACTGCTAAGCTTCTCAAAAAAGACTCAGCGAATTGGAGTGCTCTTGCAGGCACATATGGATATGTTGCACCAG AGTTTGCCTACACAATGAAAGTAACTGAAAAGTGTGATGTATATAGCTTCGGAGTCCTGATCATGGAAGTGTTTAAAGGGAAACACCCTCGTGATTTAATCCCTCGTCTACAGTCTTCAGCACCTGGAGATATAGAGCTGGAAGACTTGTTGGACCAAAGACTTCAGTATCCTGCTCAAAAGATTCTAGAGATTATGACGTCCATCATCAGAATTGCTAGGTCATGTTTACATGTTGATCCACAATCCAGACCAACTATGCACTTCATTTCCAGGTCGTTATCAGTTGCTACACCATTTCCAGGTGATCTTG ACAAGTAA